The following DNA comes from Vigna radiata var. radiata cultivar VC1973A chromosome 4, Vradiata_ver6, whole genome shotgun sequence.
aatttaaaataacatacgtaaaaaaaatgtattattttaaaagaaagacaTTTCGAAAATAAGAAGAACTTGTCCTCTTTTCATGATTGTAATTTTGAGGAAATTGTAACAATCATTATGTTGAAAGTAGATAggaaatgataatatttttattaaatgcaaTTCGATTTAAAATTTCGAACACTAAATGCGAAAATCGGGAGagtttttgtatattataaaagtaCTTATTTTCATAcctgaatattttaaatattgttaggCATTTTGACATAATTATTAAGGTaatgtagtattttttttttaattacaaatttaaaaatgtgaCTGTTTGACtacaaatttaaaagttatagacaatttgtttcttttgtacttgatttttgtttaactttgaCAAATTCTTAACATGATGGTTTTTACATTGGTGACTATTTAATTACTAGAAATATAagttttgtttatttcattAGGCCACTACTCTGAGaagaaacattttattattggaTGGTGGtgtacttttttaaaatattagtgtattttaattaaaatcttgaaaaacatattcaaatataattaatctagGAAAAAAGggaattatatttatgttatgaAGTATGAAACTAAATAATGTAGTCGTTATGTAAAAATTTGTGTAGAACTTAAATATACACATATTCCTTCTTACAAAACTAAaactcattttataattattaaaaaaagttatctacgataatatatatacaaaagcTATAGGataaaagaaagtaagaaacgtagatatttttagtatatacaaatttaatcaaaaggAAATAACTATATTCTTGTGTGTGAACGaaattctataatttattaCACAAGTAGATGTGCATCTTACTgaagttttaaaaatgttaaatattaaaataattattaaagaaaggTATAcgtaaaaaaagaaagaaagaaaatttcaatattttaccataattttcaaattaagttattaaaatttggatgaaatatatatttagaaaaaaaaaatattccatattgaaaattaacaattattaaacATGTTGGACATCTGTCAGATAGCAAAGCAATACATGACAAAATTGCTTGAGTTAtgaataattacttaaaaactgataaatgaattaatttgcAGTTGttagaaagattaaaaatattaagtgcATTAAAACTAAAGTgatgatttaaatatttgtaaatatttaacaaaagcAATATATAACAGTTAACGTTAACCTGCGATAaggaaaagaattaaatgtaataaaatgatTAGCCATAAAGAGGTTATTAAAAGCATTTGTGATAGGCATTGGAAGGCCGAGAGACATATCGGTGTGAAAGTTGAAGATGTTTCGCCGCCATGGTCCTGCTGGATACAAACACATGTTGGTGTCGGATTCTGAAACTGAGTCTGATGACAACCTTAGCAGTGTTGCTGTTACTGTTGCTAAGGATGGAAGAAGAGCGagggaggaggaagaaggagagAGATCTCTTTCAACTCACCAACGTCCTACACCGTCATTCAAGTCCAAACAATCTCTTGATCCAGGTTATACCAAtctattcattattttttaattaaatgactaatataaatgtgaatttaaattttacgtttaataaaaataaaaaagattgaatattatataaaataaaatttataaattttttgtattaaaaataaaataaattttattgtaggactaaatatgtttttagatgtaaaattaaaatttgtttttattatacattattatattttaaattttaaaagaatataatatttttaatataattatgttaaattctttttacatgaaatatgtttgtaaattaataatgtggttaaaatatgtgaaataatataaaaaaacgtaaatgttaatttaaaacgtatttaatacatttttaacgAGTTAAAGTAACTCCatcaattattttctaaatttgaagaCAGGAACACGTTAAagttcaataattaaaaaacatccTTTATTTGCAAagcaaaataatgttttattaactaatgttatattctaataaatcttatgaaaaaaaaaaatcaaaaaatttattttaatattaaagttgaAGGTTAATCTTATAACTAGAATGTTGAGTTTTTGTGATCTATTAAAGATTCAccatttcaattatatttttttgtttgttatactACAACtctttttatacttaattaaaacatttaatggaTTCTGTAAGAAAAGAGTCATGAATGATAATACTCAACACAACCAATTATTTCCAATAAATTTCAatctatttaaaagaaaagtttaaaaaaatgtgcgaaaaataatgtatttattcataataataatgatttaaattcaGGGATGGGTGGTATTTTTTACGGAGAGgattttttacttatattcagtataataataaatatgtattttgaaatttaatttttctaaaatagcTTTATtctcctaaaaaataaattatatttttaggaacagaaaaataattaatttgtggccaaattaatgttatatatatatatatatatatatatatatatatatatatatatatatatatatatatttcatgtttcattttattttatttttaaaatatttaataaatattttgatggaTAGCAACAAGAGAATAAATATACCTATTAATCAATGTATATGGAAATGAAACACAAATTTTATTGCTATAATACATTagagatgaaaataaatatatatttttacttcacgaaaaataaaacaaatatacttAAATTCACCAGAATACGAGTTATTATGTCATCTCAATAAGTATATTTGATGAGCTTACATATAAGCAAATTATTTCTAAATCCTATTCAACACGTTACAATTTGAAAAACATTATCATCTTTAAACTTAATCATCATTgtcaataaatacaattaataataatttaaaaacagaCCTCTTTATTATACAAGAgtaaaagcattaaatgactTAACATAAATAGTATAACAACTATTTTTGTCTCTTCcccttaattatttataatattgcatatatgatttaatatatataattaaaaggaaTAATGCAGAAGGTTTGTTAGAAGTTGCAAAGGAATATCAGAAGAAGATGGAGAAGAAGAGTATTCCGAGAGAACGGTTAAAGGAGATGGTGGTGGTGAACTGGAGAGGTTTGGCGAAAACGATGAAAACGTTGTACGGACAACCTTTGCATTATCTAACAGAAGAGCTATGCAAAGAATGGGATAAGTCAAGGATTGGAAGCAAAAACGAAGAGAAGGCATTGAATAGTATATTGAGTTGGCGTGAGGCTGAAGAGACTGTTTGGAAAGTTGAAGCAGTTCATAGACTCTGCACTTCGCCTGTTCATCTTGCATTGCTTTGGCTTCATGACCCGCAATACCATCTCGTTGTTGATCAAGTTATTtcaacctcttcttcttctacttctacCAAATAGTAACTTTTCagataccttttattttatcttggaTATTCTTAATTTCCTTTCATCTCAAGTTTCTTTCTCCTCACATTAATGTTTTATACCATGGaagtttcttaaatttaatcaactttcaaattctttttcgcgattttattaaattttttatagtattaaaataaaaattagaaagatatcagaaattatttaaatatacataatcttaaaacttagatctataatatataagatatttttgtcaattaaaatttcatacaCTTTAAGATGTTAcgttagttaattaaaaaattaataaacaaaattttaactcaaaattctcaattttattAAGAAGTTGAGTTTTAACTAATATATTCAACctttaaaattcaaagtaacaattatattattttcttatcttattaaatattttatattttataattaatataaaaaatatttaaattaatgtaagattacaaattatttttattattttaattaattactatattatttaatatagtaaatttcttgattttattttataatcatatttaatatattattttatgttaaatataaaatactataattcttaataaatattaaataatatcataatcatgatatttaattaaaaaactaataaacaaaaaattaacataagtttaactaaaaattctcaattttattaagaagatgaattttaattaaactttcgGTGTGAGAAAGGGTTGTGTTGTTTAATTTCACTCTTTAAACGTACTTTGCTTTGGCATTTTGGAATTTTGGATGTACATGATTGGCTTTGGAGCATGCTTGCTattctatattttgaaaaagaatgatatttaaacaacatttttttataatatttaaatattgattacgtgttaaaACCTTtcgtattttttaaatttcgcttttaatttttttcaccaCATTTACTCTTATAAATATACCTTAGAaacattttcctaaaatttaatttggactactctttatatattttttatttatatttcaatcttttgtaattaaaaggttaatttatttatcatgttaaatttgatttattttttcttttaagatttatacttttatttaaaatcattgaTCCTAAATTCAAGTTCTTTTCTGCATCACATCAACatgttataatgaaatttattataagattgaatttttaaattaaaaaaaagtaaaaccaaatattttaaatttaaacaactCTCGTCGGTAactttttttgaagaaaagtaaagtaaaaGTAATCATAAAGTTACATCGCATTAAATAATatgtgaaaaacaaaatattatacaaCTCCATCCTAttaccaaaatataaatataagaggAGTTTTAATTTGACGAATCGGTTTGAAAAATtcacaatacaactaaaattagGTGAAAGAATGTGAccaaaatgtaattaaatcatttttttactcAATTTGTTTTGCCTATTGTTGAAATAGACATAGATCAATTTGACCTGATTTTtaaatagtaatattttaaaacaataaagttttttttattaataaggcttatatataaaaaaaataaattaaaaaaggcaTTACTACGCGGGTTCATCcgtaatatatataaaaataaagaataatgatatttagataatatttttttgacaacatttaaactttaattacgtgacaatatgtgattggtcaaaaattatttcacaataatgtttatgattattattattgattgcgGAATaattttgaccaatcacatattaacacgtgatcaaaattcaaatattgtcaaaaatttattgtgtaaatatcattatctaaaaataaattaaaacaagcaTTACAAATTATCAATCAATTCTttctaacataaataaaaataaataaaagatgtaATAAATGAACGCGTAGTAAGTAATCAATTGAATGCAAAAATTTAACTGCTCATCTATGACATCATTAAACTCGTGATCtctttttgtaaagaaaaaacaataaatgtgcattaaacCTCGTTTGTTTTTAGTATATAGAAATTCGTGTTCCTTCATTTCACTTCATTCCTTACATTCCAAATAACTGCAATTTAAATTTCTccttaataacaataaatatattattttaaaaataatttcacagAGTTTCCAAATTTTCAATAAACGTGAGTTCGATTTAAATAGAACAATGTAATTAATCAGAAtacgagaaaaaaaatattgcttcAAAATGAacatattatcaatattttttaaatcattgaaaatgcgacatataaataaaataaaataaaatgaaatgaaaataaactaatttgtaAAACACTAAATTGAAGGCTGGCtttaagtatatatttattttctcaatgaAGGAGTTAAGTATAGATGGAAAGATGGTtgcaaatgaaaaagaatgaataaaatgatgagaagaaaatgaaaaagataatcgaaaaaaatgtttcaaaaaagtgaaaacatttatcaattaaaatattttttaaatgactgAAAATGCGAGTGAGATATAGatgaagtaaaataaaatgagatgaaaataacattaatttgtaAAACACTAAATTGAAAGCGACTTTTAAGTATatcttattatttgaaaatgaaggaggtgtaaatgtaaaaatgattataaataaagaacacaaggaataagataataaaaagaaaataaaagagcgGAAGAGAAGtgtttaaaaaactatttatggtattaatttcaaaaaactaatttatgggattaatttccttttttaaatatacacataggtattttatttataatagaaatcaCCTAGGTAATGCTTCCTATAATATCTCAagtggttttaaaaaaaaacataactattaccttttttttttctaatttttaacttatattatttaaagtgctttttttttattttctacaccCTTATTTGTAACACTTCAATTATTAAATGGAAAGGACATTTTTgtcctaaaaaaatataaataaaatcaaacaaatgtttCACATGAATACTTCTCTCTAGGATCTGAACTCTCTTacatttaatcataaataagCATTTTTAGCAACAAGCCAACACATCATGCTAGAATATAACACATcacaaatttaacaattaacCGATAACATGTGTTAcacttatatcaacaaaataaataaataatatagaactTTATGCTATTCTCAAGACTTGAATACCAACTGAACTGCACAACGCCTTGTAAACTCATGcagattttaataaaacatactTAAGACTTATTTATAAACTCTACATTTTCTCGGGTCTTACATATATTGTTCGAGATATactaaatatatgatattaataagtaattaatGAGTTATATTGCATAAAAATATACCGCATTGATGGATAGTTAATGGACCTAACAGCTATAGAGCCTATAAATACAAAGTCAGTAATAAGGTAAGATCATTTGATTCCAGAATTACATTAAGACTCTTTTAAGACACACATCTAACTTGAGCATcggtaaaaaaagaaaaaaaatcaaatgaatgaCACATAAAATATCTCTAAATGATAGTCTTTGAAGTCTCTTTCTTTCTAACATGAATATTAATTGTGAATAAagtcaattaaatttatttgcaaGTTGTTACTCTTGAAGTTTTACCGCACCGAAATCCAACGCCTCCGCTCCCTCCCTCTCCCTCGCGTCATCAACAACTCATCCACCACTTC
Coding sequences within:
- the LOC111241468 gene encoding protein RDM1-like, with amino-acid sequence MFRRHGPAGYKHMLVSDSETESDDNLSSVAVTVAKDGRRAREEEEGERSLSTHQRPTPSFKSKQSLDPEGLLEVAKEYQKKMEKKSIPRERLKEMVVVNWRGLAKTMKTLYGQPLHYLTEELCKEWDKSRIGSKNEEKALNSILSWREAEETVWKVEAVHRLCTSPVHLALLWLHDPQYHLVVDQVISTSSSSTSTK